Proteins from one Terriglobus tenax genomic window:
- a CDS encoding protein-methionine-sulfoxide reductase heme-binding subunit MsrQ, whose protein sequence is MNNRTIVLMKGIVFPLCLVPFFGISWAFWQASTGAQPDALGADPVNTLTHWTGDWALWMLLASLAITPLRRLTPKLAWLIRFRRMIGLFAFFYATLHLGTYLFLFSGYDINGAWEGIKSGHIGILFANFAAVWPTIWDDALKRRFVQVGLLSWFILLLLTLTSPQWVLRKMGGKPWQRLHRWVYAAGILAIIHYWWLVKKGVLTPWKDTAVLAILLLARVGWTLWKKRKVPAQAAAPVA, encoded by the coding sequence TTGAACAACCGTACGATTGTGCTGATGAAGGGAATTGTCTTTCCTCTCTGCCTGGTACCGTTCTTCGGCATAAGCTGGGCCTTCTGGCAGGCCTCGACCGGCGCGCAGCCAGACGCTCTCGGGGCTGACCCGGTCAACACGTTGACGCACTGGACCGGCGACTGGGCTCTGTGGATGCTGCTGGCCTCGCTTGCCATCACGCCTCTGCGTCGGCTCACGCCAAAGCTCGCCTGGCTCATCCGCTTCCGCCGGATGATCGGTCTGTTCGCCTTCTTCTACGCCACGCTCCATCTTGGAACCTACCTCTTCCTCTTCTCCGGCTATGACATCAACGGCGCCTGGGAGGGAATCAAGTCCGGCCACATCGGCATTTTGTTCGCCAACTTTGCCGCCGTCTGGCCCACCATCTGGGATGATGCCCTGAAGCGGAGGTTCGTACAGGTTGGCCTTCTGAGCTGGTTCATCCTGCTGCTGCTCACACTCACCAGCCCGCAATGGGTGCTGCGCAAAATGGGAGGCAAGCCCTGGCAGCGCCTGCATCGCTGGGTCTACGCCGCAGGCATTCTGGCCATCATCCACTACTGGTGGCTGGTGAAGAAGGGCGTCCTTACGCCCTGGAAGGACACCGCCGTCCTGGCCATCCTTCTACTGGCCCGCGTCGGCTGGACGTTGTGGAAGAAACGCAAAGTCCCGGCGCAGGCGGCAGCTCCGGTCGCTTAA
- a CDS encoding DUF1800 domain-containing protein — MRRAFVLAAVVVLVPALALPAQMPKVKPSKSAKPEALLPLTDRERAQQLLNRFTFGARPGEVEQVLAQGSDNWLNQQLSPSGLKDDVASRRMGDYPVLRMSPDQVVQTFPAQFVVQQIAEGKIPKPGGPQTDPQLASVYEVALWRWQKSLDDKKVDADGTTHMPTPEQQEAQKKADQATAARIAGELFAIDRKQRMADLLSRPVPDRAAFCQYVAGEQKNLLLGEFTPREREFFYAMGATGGSSYRALQEISEAKMLRMVLSERQLQEVMTDFWFNHFNVFGPKDSDQWYTAAYERDAIRPFALGKFRDLLLATAKSPAMMVYLDNYTSIGPNSEANGGKRKDGKRNGRGLNENYAREVMELHTVGVNGGYSQEDVTHLAAILTGWSVDNPNLGSKFVFDPKKHEPGEKQWFGQTIPDDPNNGQQQGIIALTKLAAMPQTAHFLSWKLAQRFVADDPPPALVDRMADTYLKSDGDIKKVLLTLIHSPEFNSRKYFRNKVKTPEEFLASAFRATATDPTNPGQMVQSLRQMGMPLYGKLEPTGYYLTADHWMNTTALIDRLNFAVQLTQGKYGGQKFDSSRLLAVGLMSQPSVGGVKSVNMPAAGPGPRALKVADITTTRGRGPAGLTGMDVALDVLEKTLVGGPVSDKTNALIHQQVAQPAPQVITPSQPDSQPMTATQTPQPQQPLSPPDTLNMLTALVLGSPEFQMR; from the coding sequence ATGCGCCGAGCGTTTGTCCTTGCCGCTGTTGTTGTCCTTGTCCCTGCCCTGGCTCTCCCGGCGCAAATGCCGAAGGTGAAGCCGTCGAAATCTGCAAAGCCCGAGGCTCTCTTGCCCCTCACCGACCGTGAGCGAGCCCAGCAGTTGCTCAATCGCTTCACCTTCGGTGCGCGCCCCGGCGAGGTAGAGCAGGTGCTTGCCCAGGGAAGCGATAACTGGCTGAACCAGCAGCTCAGCCCCTCCGGCCTCAAGGACGATGTCGCCTCCCGCCGCATGGGCGACTACCCGGTTCTGCGCATGTCACCTGACCAGGTCGTACAGACCTTCCCTGCACAATTTGTGGTGCAACAGATCGCCGAAGGCAAGATCCCCAAGCCCGGAGGCCCGCAAACGGACCCGCAGCTTGCTTCTGTTTACGAGGTCGCGCTCTGGCGGTGGCAGAAGTCGCTCGACGACAAAAAAGTCGACGCCGATGGCACTACCCACATGCCCACTCCCGAGCAGCAGGAGGCCCAGAAGAAGGCGGACCAGGCCACCGCCGCGCGCATCGCAGGAGAACTCTTCGCCATCGATCGCAAGCAGCGCATGGCTGATCTTCTCTCCCGCCCCGTGCCCGACCGCGCCGCCTTCTGCCAGTACGTTGCCGGTGAGCAGAAGAACCTTCTCCTCGGCGAGTTCACACCTCGCGAGCGCGAGTTCTTCTACGCCATGGGAGCTACCGGTGGCTCCAGTTATCGCGCTCTGCAGGAGATCAGCGAGGCGAAGATGCTTCGCATGGTGCTGAGCGAGCGCCAGCTGCAGGAGGTGATGACCGACTTCTGGTTCAATCACTTCAACGTCTTCGGCCCCAAGGACTCTGACCAGTGGTACACCGCCGCCTACGAGCGCGATGCCATCCGCCCCTTCGCCCTGGGCAAGTTCCGTGACCTTCTGCTGGCCACGGCCAAATCCCCGGCCATGATGGTGTATCTGGACAACTACACCTCCATCGGCCCCAACAGCGAGGCCAACGGCGGCAAGCGGAAAGACGGCAAGCGCAACGGCCGCGGCCTGAACGAGAACTATGCCCGCGAAGTGATGGAGTTGCACACCGTCGGCGTCAACGGCGGCTATTCCCAGGAGGATGTGACCCATCTGGCAGCCATTCTGACCGGGTGGAGCGTCGACAATCCAAACCTGGGTAGCAAATTCGTCTTCGACCCTAAAAAGCACGAGCCCGGCGAGAAGCAGTGGTTCGGACAGACCATTCCCGACGACCCCAACAACGGCCAGCAGCAGGGCATCATCGCGCTGACAAAATTGGCGGCTATGCCGCAGACCGCGCACTTCCTCAGTTGGAAGCTGGCGCAGCGCTTCGTCGCGGACGATCCTCCACCCGCACTCGTCGACCGCATGGCCGATACGTACCTGAAGTCCGACGGCGACATCAAGAAGGTGCTGCTCACGCTCATCCATTCGCCCGAGTTCAACTCGCGCAAATACTTCCGCAACAAGGTCAAGACCCCAGAGGAGTTCCTTGCCTCCGCCTTCCGCGCCACGGCCACGGATCCCACCAACCCCGGCCAGATGGTCCAATCGCTGCGCCAGATGGGCATGCCGCTCTACGGGAAGCTGGAGCCGACCGGCTACTACCTCACCGCCGACCACTGGATGAATACCACCGCCCTGATCGACCGGCTGAACTTCGCCGTACAACTGACGCAGGGCAAGTACGGCGGCCAGAAGTTTGATTCCTCGCGCCTGCTGGCCGTCGGCCTGATGTCGCAGCCCAGCGTTGGTGGTGTGAAATCCGTGAACATGCCTGCCGCCGGCCCGGGCCCGCGCGCCCTGAAGGTGGCCGACATCACGACCACGCGCGGCCGCGGCCCCGCTGGCCTTACCGGCATGGACGTTGCTTTGGATGTGCTCGAAAAGACGCTGGTTGGCGGCCCGGTCTCCGACAAGACCAATGCGCTGATTCACCAGCAGGTCGCTCAGCCCGCACCGCAGGTCATCACGCCATCCCAGCCTGACAGCCAGCCGATGACGGCCACGCAGACACCGCAACCACAGCAGCCCCTCAGCCCACCGGACACGCTCAACATGCTCACGGCGCTGGTCCTCGGCTCACCGGAGTTCCAGATGCGCTAG